In Dermacentor silvarum isolate Dsil-2018 chromosome 2, BIME_Dsil_1.4, whole genome shotgun sequence, the following proteins share a genomic window:
- the LOC119440393 gene encoding uncharacterized protein LOC119440393: protein MCSAGNSASALGRGSLAPSTVTGNYKIVLPRLPSGNTVLNSVFLHADLAGRPYRAPDFRDALLSVLDTKDILGAGQYQMSHLWLVTCANSLSKQKLVDKGELLVKGLKCLVIDPESRNIKMKLLWLPPHLEQKRIVEALEPYGMVQSITREMWRCEGMESWQMTNRDVEFTLKEGLSTSSLPHLLTIFGHQCLLLIPGRPPLCLRCNRVGHIRRQCKTPRCAKCHRYGHNAEACVGTYADKLRGSKPVDDDTIVNHLMDVSEVVDASGEAPAEDHRAEEVQISTAADTATAKVTEEQTVTNREKDPCATWAESPPFRDQLHPAEDTEMTETSKKRPAPADDLECSGKEPKVAAAKAKKPLHGVPVSADAAAVQEVAAAATPQRDGTGRTKVAALRVGAAPQ from the coding sequence atgtgctctgcTGGTAACAGCGCATCGGCCCTAGGCCGAGGATCTCTTGCACCGTCTACCGTTACCGGTAATTACAAGATCGTTCTTCCTCGTTTGCCATCGGGAAACACCGTTCTCAACTCAGTGTTCCTACACGCGGACCTCGCTGGTCGGCCGTACCGCGCCCCGGATTTTCGTGATGCCCTGCTCTCGGTGCTCGATACCAAGGACATTCTCGGAGCAGGccagtatcagatgagccatcTGTGGCTCGTCACCTGCGCCAACAGCCTTTCCAAGCAGAAGCTCGTCGATAAAGGTGAGCTACTAGTCAAAGGACTCAAGTGCCTTGTCATCGACCCAGAAAGCCGGAACATCAAAATGAAGCTTCTGTGGCTTCCTCCTCACCTAGAACAGAAGCGTATCGTTGAAGCGTTGGAACCATATGGCATGGTGCAATCCATAACCAGAGAAATGTGGCGTTGCGAAGGCATGGAGAGTTGGCAGATGACGAATCGTGATGTAGAATTCACGCTCAAAGAAGGCCTCTCTACCAGTTCCCTCCCTCATCTTCTGACGATCTTCGGACATCAATGCTTACTTTTGATTCCCGGACGACCTCCCTTGTGCCTTCGATGCAACAGAGTAGGGCACATAAGAAGACAGTGCAAAACACCACGCTGCGCGAAATGCCACCGTTATGGTCATAACGCAGAGGCATGCGTTGGCacgtatgctgacaagcttcgtggcagTAAACCGGTGGACGATGACACCATCGTTAACCACCTCATGGATGTAAGTGAGGTCGTAGATGCCTCTGGCGAAGCGCCTGCTGAAGACCACCGGGCTGAAGAAGTGCAAATATCGACAGCTGCGGACACAGCTACAGCGAAGGTTACTGAAGAACAAACAGTGACTAACCGTGAAAAGGACCCTTGTGCAACGTGGGCCGAATCACCACCTTTTCGGGACCAGCTTCATCCTGCCGAGGATACTGAAATGACTGAGACATCAAAGAAGCGTCCAGCGCCGGCAGATGATTTGGAGTGCTCTGGGAAAGAGCCAAAGGTCGCCGCGGCTAAGGCGAAGAAACCCCTTCATGGAGTCCCTGTGAGTGCAGATGCCGCTGCAGTTCAAGAAGTTGCTGCAGCTGCGACACCTCAAAGGGATGGGACAGGCAGAACAAAGGTAGCAGCGCTACGTGTAGGCGCTGCGCCTCAGTAG